The Cystobacter fuscus DSM 2262 genome includes a region encoding these proteins:
- a CDS encoding alpha/beta fold hydrolase, whose amino-acid sequence MYCMLEHLHEEPDATRSPLVLLHGFPDSPRMYDAYVRAGEREQPWLRGRDIYAIAFPNRLTHPHFPKLSELVGDVLREEVTRLFDDLAAASPTGKLVVIAHDWGATYTWAYARARHPQAPIEKLVALSVGSSFRYDLGEHGLRALGWFYSLFFSLPYYVRVPLLQRAVSEALQRSAGYRGERADQLHQDCYHYWHGPLWLVRWPFALLGAEYQKPYTDFPFPVLYIRSPFDRMASTDAFERAVREREDCRFRLFEDVNHWFPEQHAERVLAEVRTFL is encoded by the coding sequence ATGTACTGCATGCTCGAGCACCTTCACGAGGAACCGGACGCGACGCGCAGCCCGTTGGTGTTGCTGCATGGCTTCCCGGACTCGCCCCGGATGTACGACGCATACGTGCGGGCCGGGGAGCGCGAGCAGCCGTGGCTCCGGGGCCGTGACATCTACGCCATCGCCTTCCCCAATCGCCTCACCCATCCCCACTTCCCCAAGCTGAGCGAACTGGTGGGGGACGTGTTGCGCGAGGAGGTGACGCGTCTGTTCGATGACCTCGCCGCCGCGAGCCCCACGGGCAAGCTGGTGGTCATCGCGCATGACTGGGGCGCGACCTACACGTGGGCCTATGCCCGGGCCCGCCACCCCCAGGCGCCCATCGAGAAGCTGGTGGCCCTGTCGGTGGGCTCCTCGTTCCGCTACGACCTGGGCGAGCACGGCCTCCGGGCCCTGGGGTGGTTCTACTCCCTGTTCTTCAGCTTGCCGTATTACGTGCGCGTGCCGTTGCTCCAGCGCGCCGTGTCCGAGGCCCTCCAGCGCTCCGCGGGCTATCGTGGCGAACGGGCCGACCAGCTCCACCAGGACTGCTACCACTACTGGCACGGTCCGCTCTGGCTCGTGCGCTGGCCCTTCGCCTTGCTGGGCGCCGAGTACCAGAAGCCGTACACGGACTTTCCCTTCCCCGTGCTCTACATCCGCAGCCCCTTCGATCGGATGGCCTCCACGGACGCCTTCGAACGCGCGGTGCGGGAGCGCGAGGATTGCCGCTTCCGCCTCTTCGAGGACGTCAACCACTGGTTCCCCGAGCAACACGCCGAGCGCGTCCTGGCCGAGGTCCGCACGTTCCTGTAG
- a CDS encoding alpha-amylase family glycosyl hydrolase codes for MPSLFSKRLAAVGAAAAWLACKGDPQPGPVTPPTPPPPPPVDSLHVPSPDWRDQILYFVMTDRFANGDPGNDDQGAGEYDPADGAKYSGGDLKGLRERLDYIQGLGATAVWLTPPVANQWWDPLVNYGGYHGYWARDFKQVDPHLGTLEDYRSLSRELHSRGMYLVQDIVLNHMANCFRYTRYDPADVSAHVELNTGARPSCGPTQAPFDQWDPTRPAHRDAHVFHWTPTIQDYGVRDQELNWQLSDLDDLDTENPAVRAALRDSYDFWIREVGVDGFRMDTVFYVPQDSIKDFLYSTDAAHPGVVPFARSLGKEGFLAFGEGYATDLPFQDTATRKIASYLTEEATGDALLPGMLDFPLYRTTGDVFARGAPTSQLGYRMTRSGTAFPRPHLMPTFLDNHDVDRFLKGGSEAALRQGLLFMMTVPGIPVLYYGTEQGFTEQRGAMFQKGFGAGGKDRFDTTAPLYALVRELTALRKTHAVFRHGTPTVLRQNEARAGVFAYKMEDAGQVAFVVFNTSDEEALLDNLPTGLAAGSGLKVLASLDPEAREVRTGTDGRLSLKLPARAARVYMPSGDVVPPPAQSARVTLSNASGGTVPGDFELSGTATGVSSFRLVVDGVLGSAPLVTVKADGTWSTLVGTQGMTDSTLQHSLVAWAGEDQVLSDTWTFRVERVFTALLTHDDPEGDDVGPTGSYHYPTDETWGVNHQGDLRRVTLLGSGNTLKLALQTKTVTTIWNPQNGFDHVAFTVYIDVPGRSGLTVMPQQNASLPSGMAWDYRVRVHGWSNALFAPQGASATEEGTPVSPTAAIEVDKNTRTVFLTLSGELFGGLSTLQGVKVYVTTWDYDNGYRPLVPASEQWKFWGADGATSPLVLDDTPVLTVP; via the coding sequence ATGCCCTCCCTCTTCTCGAAGCGTCTGGCCGCAGTGGGTGCCGCCGCCGCGTGGCTCGCCTGCAAGGGCGATCCCCAGCCCGGCCCCGTCACGCCCCCCACCCCACCGCCGCCTCCACCCGTGGATTCGCTCCACGTGCCCTCTCCGGACTGGAGGGATCAGATCCTCTATTTCGTCATGACCGACCGCTTCGCCAACGGCGATCCGGGCAACGATGACCAGGGCGCTGGCGAGTACGACCCGGCGGATGGGGCGAAGTACAGCGGCGGTGACTTGAAGGGCCTGCGCGAGCGGCTCGACTACATCCAGGGCCTGGGCGCCACGGCCGTGTGGCTCACCCCGCCCGTGGCGAACCAGTGGTGGGATCCGCTCGTCAACTACGGCGGCTATCACGGCTACTGGGCGCGGGACTTCAAGCAGGTGGACCCGCACCTGGGCACGCTGGAGGACTACCGGAGCCTGTCGCGGGAGCTGCACTCGCGCGGCATGTACCTGGTGCAGGACATCGTCCTCAACCACATGGCCAACTGCTTCCGCTACACGCGCTACGACCCCGCGGACGTGTCCGCCCACGTGGAGCTCAACACCGGTGCCAGGCCCTCATGTGGCCCCACCCAGGCGCCCTTCGATCAGTGGGATCCCACCCGTCCCGCCCACCGCGACGCCCACGTCTTCCACTGGACGCCCACCATCCAGGACTACGGCGTGCGCGACCAGGAGCTGAACTGGCAGCTGTCGGACCTGGATGACCTCGACACCGAGAACCCCGCCGTGCGCGCGGCCCTCCGGGACAGCTACGACTTCTGGATCCGCGAGGTGGGCGTGGATGGCTTCCGCATGGACACGGTCTTCTACGTGCCCCAGGACAGCATCAAGGACTTCCTCTACTCCACGGACGCGGCCCACCCGGGCGTCGTCCCGTTCGCCCGGAGCCTGGGCAAGGAGGGCTTCCTCGCGTTCGGCGAGGGCTACGCCACCGATCTGCCCTTCCAGGACACCGCGACCCGGAAGATCGCCTCGTACCTGACGGAGGAGGCCACGGGTGACGCCCTGCTGCCGGGCATGCTCGACTTCCCGCTCTACCGCACGACGGGCGATGTGTTCGCCCGGGGAGCCCCCACGTCCCAGCTCGGCTACCGGATGACGCGCTCGGGGACGGCGTTCCCGCGTCCGCACCTGATGCCCACCTTCCTGGACAACCACGACGTGGACCGCTTCCTCAAGGGAGGCTCGGAGGCGGCGCTCCGACAGGGGCTGTTGTTCATGATGACCGTGCCGGGCATTCCCGTCCTCTATTACGGCACCGAGCAGGGCTTCACCGAGCAGCGCGGCGCCATGTTCCAGAAGGGGTTCGGCGCGGGAGGCAAGGACCGCTTCGACACCACGGCGCCCTTGTACGCCCTCGTCCGCGAGTTGACGGCACTGCGCAAGACGCACGCCGTCTTCCGGCATGGCACCCCCACGGTGCTGCGGCAGAACGAAGCACGCGCCGGAGTGTTCGCCTACAAGATGGAGGACGCGGGACAGGTCGCGTTCGTCGTCTTCAACACCTCGGACGAGGAGGCGTTGCTGGACAACCTGCCCACGGGCCTCGCCGCAGGCAGTGGGCTGAAGGTGCTCGCGAGCCTGGATCCGGAGGCCCGGGAGGTGCGCACCGGAACGGACGGACGGCTGTCCCTGAAGCTCCCCGCCCGCGCGGCCCGGGTCTACATGCCCTCGGGCGACGTCGTCCCGCCTCCCGCTCAGAGCGCCCGTGTCACCCTCTCCAACGCCAGCGGCGGCACCGTCCCGGGCGACTTCGAGCTGTCCGGCACCGCCACCGGCGTGTCCTCGTTCCGCCTCGTGGTGGATGGCGTACTCGGGAGCGCTCCCCTCGTGACGGTGAAGGCGGATGGCACCTGGAGCACCCTCGTCGGCACCCAGGGCATGACGGACAGCACCCTCCAGCACTCGCTCGTCGCGTGGGCCGGGGAGGACCAGGTGCTCTCCGACACGTGGACCTTCCGCGTGGAGCGCGTCTTCACGGCCCTGCTCACCCACGACGATCCCGAGGGCGATGACGTGGGCCCCACGGGCTCCTATCACTACCCCACCGATGAGACCTGGGGCGTCAACCACCAGGGAGACCTGCGCCGCGTCACCCTCCTGGGCTCGGGCAACACGCTCAAGCTCGCGCTCCAGACGAAGACCGTCACCACCATCTGGAATCCGCAGAACGGCTTCGACCACGTGGCCTTCACCGTCTACATCGACGTGCCCGGACGCTCGGGTCTCACCGTGATGCCCCAGCAGAACGCGTCGCTTCCCTCCGGCATGGCGTGGGACTACCGCGTGCGCGTCCACGGCTGGTCCAACGCCTTGTTCGCGCCCCAGGGCGCCTCCGCCACCGAGGAGGGCACCCCGGTCTCTCCCACCGCCGCCATCGAGGTGGACAAGAACACCCGCACCGTCTTCCTCACCCTGTCCGGAGAGTTGTTCGGCGGGCTGTCGACGCTCCAGGGCGTGAAGGTCTACGTCACCACCTGGGACTACGACAACGGCTACCGGCCCCTCGTCCCCGCTTCCGAGCAGTGGAAGTTCTGGGGAGCGGATGGCGCCACGTCGCCTCTCGTCCTCGACGACACGCCCGTGCTCACCGTGCCCTGA
- a CDS encoding cytochrome P450: protein MQSTPDLMTLAHRLNPYPLYAELRRNHPVCRVEPGGLVAVSRYKDVEYVLKHPEFFSSHGFRIAWQPEWAGDNPLAQSLAASDGKEHARLRSLVSRAFTPVAINRLDEKVRANAARLAEGLHARGEVDFMEEFATPLPARTISDLLGIDPTLERHYKRWTEVLVSIAPVPENDEHVTRTRDTIAELKHYVQQIIDARRSQPSDDVMGLIVRGGPDGQRLSDQEIIGLAFTLLAAGLETTSFFFAHALPLLAERPDVFERLRADRELLPKFIEEMLRYDGPVRGLPRIVTADVELSGVRIERGACVLSLIASANRDEVRFPHADRFDLDREQTGISFGAGSHFCLGAFLARLEARAGLGALLDRFSGFSLLPEGVVWNRSLVTSGPLKMPVRFLPA from the coding sequence ATGCAGTCGACTCCGGATCTGATGACGCTCGCGCACCGCCTGAATCCCTATCCCCTGTACGCGGAACTCAGACGCAACCATCCGGTCTGCCGGGTCGAGCCCGGCGGACTCGTGGCCGTCAGCCGGTACAAGGACGTGGAGTACGTCCTCAAGCATCCGGAGTTCTTCTCCTCCCACGGCTTCCGGATCGCGTGGCAGCCCGAGTGGGCGGGAGACAACCCGCTCGCCCAATCCCTCGCCGCGTCCGATGGCAAGGAGCACGCCCGCCTGCGATCCCTGGTCAGCCGTGCCTTCACCCCCGTGGCCATCAACCGCCTCGACGAGAAGGTCCGCGCGAACGCTGCCCGGCTCGCGGAGGGCCTGCACGCCCGGGGCGAGGTGGACTTCATGGAGGAGTTCGCCACCCCGCTGCCCGCTCGCACCATCAGCGACCTGCTGGGAATCGATCCCACGCTCGAGCGCCACTACAAGCGCTGGACGGAGGTCCTCGTCAGCATCGCGCCCGTTCCCGAGAACGACGAGCACGTGACCCGCACGCGCGACACCATCGCCGAGTTGAAGCACTACGTGCAGCAGATCATCGACGCGCGGCGCTCCCAGCCGAGCGACGACGTGATGGGCCTCATCGTGCGGGGCGGCCCCGACGGGCAGCGGCTCAGTGACCAGGAAATCATCGGGCTCGCCTTCACCCTGCTGGCAGCGGGACTCGAGACGACGAGCTTCTTCTTCGCCCACGCGCTGCCGTTGCTGGCCGAGCGCCCCGACGTGTTCGAACGGCTGCGCGCCGACCGCGAGCTGCTGCCGAAGTTCATCGAGGAGATGCTGCGCTACGACGGCCCGGTGCGGGGGCTGCCACGCATCGTCACGGCCGACGTGGAGCTGTCCGGCGTGCGCATCGAGCGGGGCGCATGCGTCCTGTCGCTCATCGCCTCGGCCAACCGCGACGAGGTCCGTTTTCCCCACGCCGACCGCTTCGACCTCGATCGGGAGCAGACGGGCATCTCCTTCGGGGCTGGCAGCCACTTCTGCCTCGGGGCCTTCCTGGCGCGGCTCGAGGCCCGGGCGGGCCTCGGCGCACTGCTCGACCGGTTCAGCGGCTTCTCGCTCCTCCCCGAGGGCGTGGTGTGGAACCGGAGCCTCGTCACGAGCGGACCGTTGAAGATGCCGGTCCGCTTCCTGCCGGCCTGA
- a CDS encoding glycoside hydrolase family 32 protein translates to MNPISTRTVVLPLLTALAVVLPGAASRAGTVAEYPEFPYPSTAYSEPYRGQFHFSSRWGWMNDVNAPLYYQGTYHLFFQHNPHGLAWDTMHWGHATSPDLVHWTQLPMALEPGVHPGDLWSGGGVVDVNNTSGLRTGTEQPIVVFSGTNGVIVHYSNDAGRTFQTYDGGRKVVTPAGTSRDPKVFWHAPTARWVMVVWSDAGGNGVELYTSPDLLHWTWSSRYKADWLFECPDFFPLAVDGNASNTKWVMTDASGEYVLGSFNGLTFTPEWSVPQRMDMGRNSFDGSFYAGLVFSNMPDGRTVQMVWMPGNSGSTWTGSASFPAELKLRTFPEGVRLTRYPVAEIESLRTSSASWTSRTLTTDPATDPLTGILADTYELLAEFDLTGATASRFGFKLHARSDGTADRVVVYDRVAQMLAGAAMSPVNGRVKMRLLVDRGQLEVFGNDGRVSLTENIKFNSATTSQGIRLYAEGGSVKLVSLQLYRLGSAWAGGEPTLDTNLAGIWTAVRGAWSDVTGGKQGTAASATDIFYLSSQTGTDFTYEGDVLVVSGVAAALTFRSNADATQHYTATLDTQAGVKLWRPGRDIAVNPVPIVAGRTYHLKVVAQGSNFKVYLDNGAVPVIDATDTTHVSGRFGFNVYSGTGLLKNIRVNATSFRSNLAGPWSSTVGTWTEPLGGKQGSVVGDGFYLSSQTGTDFTYEGDVRVINGGLAYGGAAALTFRANANATQHYTLNVDTLGMVKLWRPGKDIAVYHTPILAGRTYHLKVIATGSRFRVYLDNGTTPIIDATDTAYVSGRFGLNVHDATALFQHIRVSP, encoded by the coding sequence ATGAACCCTATCTCCACCCGTACCGTCGTCCTTCCATTGCTCACGGCGCTCGCCGTCGTCCTGCCGGGCGCGGCGAGCCGGGCGGGGACGGTGGCCGAGTACCCCGAGTTTCCCTATCCCTCCACCGCGTACTCCGAGCCCTATCGGGGCCAGTTCCACTTCAGCTCCCGGTGGGGCTGGATGAACGACGTCAACGCGCCGCTGTACTACCAGGGCACGTACCACCTCTTCTTCCAGCACAACCCGCACGGACTGGCGTGGGACACCATGCATTGGGGCCACGCCACCAGCCCGGACCTGGTGCATTGGACCCAGCTGCCGATGGCGCTCGAGCCCGGTGTGCATCCTGGGGACCTGTGGTCGGGTGGCGGGGTCGTGGACGTGAACAACACCTCGGGCCTGCGCACCGGCACCGAGCAGCCCATCGTCGTGTTCTCCGGGACCAACGGCGTCATCGTCCATTACAGCAACGACGCGGGCCGGACGTTCCAGACCTATGACGGTGGCCGCAAGGTCGTCACCCCCGCGGGCACCAGCCGCGACCCCAAGGTGTTCTGGCACGCACCCACGGCGCGGTGGGTGATGGTCGTCTGGTCCGACGCTGGAGGCAACGGGGTGGAGCTGTACACCTCGCCGGACCTGCTGCACTGGACGTGGAGCAGCCGGTACAAGGCGGACTGGCTCTTCGAGTGCCCGGACTTCTTTCCGCTCGCGGTGGACGGCAACGCGTCCAACACGAAGTGGGTCATGACGGATGCCAGTGGCGAGTACGTCCTCGGCTCGTTCAATGGCCTGACGTTCACGCCGGAGTGGAGCGTGCCCCAGCGGATGGACATGGGGCGCAACAGCTTCGATGGTTCGTTCTACGCGGGGCTCGTCTTCAGCAACATGCCCGACGGGCGCACCGTGCAGATGGTGTGGATGCCGGGCAACTCCGGAAGCACCTGGACGGGCAGTGCCTCCTTTCCCGCCGAGCTGAAGCTGCGGACGTTCCCCGAGGGCGTGCGGCTCACCCGCTACCCCGTCGCGGAGATCGAGTCCCTGCGCACCTCGAGCGCGTCATGGACCAGCCGCACCCTCACCACCGACCCGGCGACGGATCCGCTCACGGGCATCCTCGCCGACACCTACGAGCTGCTCGCCGAGTTCGATCTCACGGGCGCCACGGCGTCGCGCTTCGGCTTCAAGCTGCATGCCCGGAGCGATGGAACCGCGGATCGCGTGGTGGTGTATGACCGGGTCGCGCAGATGCTGGCCGGGGCCGCGATGTCGCCGGTGAATGGCCGGGTGAAGATGCGCCTGCTCGTCGACCGGGGACAGTTGGAGGTGTTCGGCAACGACGGCCGGGTGTCCTTGACCGAGAACATCAAGTTCAACTCGGCCACGACCAGTCAGGGCATCCGCCTCTATGCGGAAGGCGGCAGCGTGAAGCTGGTCTCGCTGCAACTCTACCGGCTGGGCTCCGCCTGGGCCGGTGGCGAGCCCACGCTCGACACCAACCTCGCCGGGATCTGGACGGCCGTGCGCGGCGCCTGGTCGGACGTGACGGGGGGCAAGCAGGGCACGGCGGCGAGCGCCACCGATATCTTCTATCTCAGCTCGCAGACGGGCACGGACTTCACCTACGAGGGCGACGTGCTCGTGGTCAGCGGGGTGGCCGCGGCGCTGACCTTCCGCTCGAACGCCGACGCGACCCAGCACTACACGGCCACCCTGGACACCCAGGCGGGGGTCAAGCTGTGGCGTCCGGGGCGGGACATCGCCGTGAATCCCGTGCCCATCGTTGCGGGACGGACGTACCACCTCAAGGTGGTCGCCCAGGGGTCCAACTTCAAGGTGTACCTGGACAACGGCGCCGTGCCCGTCATCGACGCCACCGACACCACCCATGTCAGCGGGCGCTTCGGGTTCAACGTCTACTCGGGCACGGGACTCCTGAAGAACATTCGCGTGAACGCCACCAGCTTCCGCTCCAACCTCGCCGGGCCGTGGAGTTCCACCGTGGGCACCTGGACCGAGCCGCTTGGTGGCAAGCAGGGCTCGGTGGTGGGTGACGGTTTCTACCTCAGCTCGCAGACGGGCACGGACTTCACCTACGAGGGCGATGTGCGCGTGATCAACGGGGGCCTGGCCTACGGAGGCGCGGCGGCGCTGACGTTCCGCGCCAACGCCAACGCGACGCAACACTACACGCTCAACGTGGACACCCTGGGCATGGTCAAGCTGTGGCGTCCGGGGAAGGACATCGCCGTGTACCACACGCCCATCCTGGCGGGGCGCACGTACCACCTGAAGGTCATCGCCACGGGCTCCCGCTTCCGGGTGTACCTGGACAACGGCACCACGCCCATCATCGACGCCACCGACACCGCCTATGTCAGCGGGCGCTTCGGGCTCAACGTCCACGACGCCACGGCCCTGTTCCAGCACATCCGTGTGAGCCCGTGA